The region CAGGGCGATCCACAGGGTGCGGATGGCGCGCTTGAGCACCGACGTGAAGGCGACGTCGAAGACAAAGCCTTCCTTCTTGAGCAGCTCACCGGCGGCGCGCGCCTCGGCACGACCCTTCTCGGTCAGGTCCACGTCGGTCCAGCCCGTGAAACGGTTTTCCAGATTCCACTGGCTTTCGCCGTGGCGCATCAGAACGAGTTTATGCATGGTGGGATCACTAGAAATGGAAGTTGAAAAAACCGCAGTTGGCGCTCATTTTATAATTGCCGGCTTGTACTCCGCTGACATCCCTTCCCGGCACGGCCGCAGAACGGGGTCGCAGGGCCGTCTTCCGCGATCGAATATCGCGGATAAACCGTGATAAATCAGGACCTTCCGTGGATTTCGTGCACTTTTTGCTGAGCCAGAACAACATCTTCATCCTCGCGGTCGCGGTGGTTTCCGGCGTCATGCTGCTGATGGCCACCCGCAAGGGTAGCTCAGGCGGCGTCAGCACCGCTGAAGCCATCCAGATGATCAACCAACGCCAGGCCGTTTGGGTAGACATCCGTACGATCGAGCAGTTTCAGGCTGGCCACATCGCCCAGGCACGCAGCGTGCCAGCCGGCGACATCGAGAAGAAGGCTGCCTCGCTGCCCAAGAACAAACCGCTGGTCGTCGTCAGCCAGCTCGGGCGCGATGCCGGCAAGTCCGTGGCGGCACTGCGCGCCGCCGGTTTCGCCGACGTGGTGGCCCTCGCCGGCGGCATGAAGGCCTGGAGCGATGCCGGCCTTCCTGTTACTCAGCGGGCTTGAACCATCCCCGCTTCATCCCACGGTAAGGCAAGAGAAGCAAAATGAAGAAAGTCGTGATGTACGCAACCGGGTATTGCCCCTACTGCACGCGCGCCGAGTCGCTGCTGAAGCAACGCGGTGTCGAGCAGATCGAGAAAATCCTCATTGACCAGGACCCCGCCCAGCGCGAGATCATGATGCAGCGCACGGGCCGCCGCACGGTACCGCAGATCTATATCGGCGAAGACCATGTGGGCGGCTGTGACGACCTGCAGGCGCTCGACCGGGCCGGCAAGCTGGTTCCCATGCTGGCCGCCTGACCCACCTGTCTTACCCCATACAAAGGCGGCGCTACGCGTCGCTATCGCAAGCAACACTCACCCCATCCACCAGGAAATTTCATGGCCGATCAGGACCAAACCAACCAGCCGTCGTTCAATCTCCAGCGCGTCTACCTCAAAGACCTGTCGCTGGAAATGCCGAACGCGCCGCACGTGTTCCTGGAACAGGAAACGCCGCAAGTCGAAGTCAGCATCAACGTCGGCGGCCAACGCCTGGCCGAGACCATCTTCGAATCGACCGTTACCAGCACGGTGACCACGCGCATCAACGACAAGGTCCTGTACCTGGTCGAAGCCACGCAGGCCGGCATTTTCGAACTGTCGAACATCCCGGAAGACCAGATGGATCCGCTGTTGGGCATCGTCTGCCCGACCATGCTGTACCCCTATCTGCGCGCCAACTTGGCTGACGCCATCACCCGTACCTCGCTGCCCCCCGTGCACCTGGCCGAAGTCAACTTCCAGGCCCTGTACGAACAGCGCCTGGCCGAGTTCGCCCAGCAACAGCAAGGCGGCGAAGCCAACGGCAATGACTCCGGCATCATCCTGCCGCCCAATGCCACCCGGCAATAAACCGGACGTGGCCGCCGCTACCCCCCGCGTGGCGGTGCTGGGCGCCGGCAGCTGGGGCACCGCCCTGGCGGCGGTGGCGGCGCGCCGCCACCCCACCATGCTGTGGGCGCGCCAGCCCGACCAGGCCGCCGCCATCGCGGCGGCGCGCGAAAACGCCCGGTATCTGCCGGGCGTTTCTTTGCCCGCCGGATTGGCCGTGACCGCCGATCTGGCGCAAGCGCTGCAGTTTCTGGACACCCCCGCCGGCCAGACCGGCGGCGCCGAGCCCCTGATCATCCTGGGCGTGCCGGTGGCCGGCCTGGCCGACATCTGCCAGGCGCTGCTGACGCTGTTGCCCACCTTGACCGGCCCGCTGCCCCACATCGTCTGGACCTGTAAAGGTTTCGAAAAGCACGACGGCCGCCTGCCCCATGAAATTGTCCGCGACACCCTGGCGGGCCTGCCCGGCCTGCGCGTGGGCGTCCTGTCGGGCCCGTCCTTCGCGCGCGAAGTTGCCCAGGGCCTGCCCGTGGGACTGACCATCGCCAGCGATGACCCCGATGTATGTCGTCGCACCACCACTGCGCTGCACGGCGGCGCGGTGCGCGTCTACGCGGGCGACGACGTCGTCGGCGTGGAAGTGGGCGGCGCCTTGAAGAACATCATCGCCATTGCCTGCGGCGTGTCCGACGGCTTGCGGCTGGGCACCAATGCCCGCGCCGCGCTGATCACGCGCGGCCTGGCGGAAATGAGCCGTTTCGGCGTCGCCTTGGGCGCCCGCGCCGACACCTTCGCCGGCCTGACCGGCCTGGGCGATCTGGTGCTGACCGCCACCGGGGACCTGTCGCGCAACCGGCGCGTGGGCCTGGAAATCGGCGGCGGCCGCAAGCTGGAAGAAGTCCTGGCCGGCGGCATGACGGCGGAAGGCGCCCATGCGGCCCGCGCGGCGCTGGCGCGTGCCGCCGCGCTGAATGTCGACCTGCCCATCACGGCGGCGGTGTGCGCGGTGCTGTTCGAAGGCGTCGCGCCGATGACGGCCGTGTCCACCTTGCTGGCGCGGGACGCCCGCCACGAAGGTGGCGAGCTGCGCGCGCCCGACTGAGGCGCGCGGCCACCGATTTCCTATACTCATAAAACTCTTGGAGATACCCGATATGACGTCCCCCGAACGTCTCAAGCTCGGCAAGCGCCTGCGTGGCCTTTGCCTGGGTCTGGCCAGTTTTCTCGTGCTGGCGGCCGGCGGACCGGCCAAGGCCGAGTGGCCGAGCCGCCCGATCGCCCTGATCGTGCCCTTCCCGGCGGGTTCGTCGCCGGACCTGCTGGCGCGCATGGTGTCCGAGCCGCTGTCGCAGGCCCTGGGCCAGCCCATCATCGTCGAGAACAAGCCGGGCGCCGGCGGCAACATCGGTACCCGCATGGCCGCGCAGGCCAAGCCGGACGGCTACACGGTGCTGTTCACCATCAACGGCCCGTTGACCACGGCGCCCACCTTGTACAAGAAGACGCTGGGCTATGACCCCTTCGTCGACCTGGCTCCGGTGACCCTGGTGGCCACCAGCCCCAACGTGCTGGCCGTGCCGGGCGACCTCAACGTCAAGGACCTGGCCCAGTTCGTCAGCACCACGCGCGAGCGGCCGGGGGCTTTGAATTACGGTTCGGTAGGCCCGGGCAGTGCGTCGCAGCTGGCCATGGAGATGTTCAAGAGCCAGGCCGGGCTGGATCTGATCCACATTCCCTATGCCGGTTTTCCGCAGGTGATCGGCGCCATCATCGGTGGCGACATCCAGGCCGGCTTCATGGTGCCGGCCATCGCCATGCCGCAGACGCGCGACGGGCGCGTCAAGATCCTGGGGGTGACCAGCCTGCAGCGTTCGCCAGTGCTGCCTGATGTGCCCACCCTGGCCGAGCAGGGCTATCCCGGCTTCGAGGCGATTTCCTGGGATGCGGTGCTGGTGCCGGCCGGGACGCCCAGCCTGGTCATCGAGCGCCTGAACAGCGAATTGGCGCGGATCATCGACAGCGACAAGATCCGCAAGCTGATGGCCGTGCAGTACTTCACGCCGGCGCCGTCGTCGCCTGCCGAGTTGACGACTCGTATGCGCGACGAGAAGGCGCGCTGGGACAAGGTCATTGAAAAATTGAATTTGTCGCTGGACTGACAGGCCTCGTCAGGGGCCGCGCTACGCGCGGAAAGAAAAAAAAGCCTGTGCAATGCACAGGCTTTTTTTATTGTGGGCATAGTTTAACGAGCCATCCGCGATGGCACCGCAAAGGAAAATGCCTGTGCAAAGCACAGGCATTTTGTACCCAGGGCACAGCGGAGCCGGCTTTGCCGGTCCGCCAGTGCCGCCCCTTGAGGGGGGCGTGCGTAGCACGCTGGGGTGGGCGTTTCCTTCCGGTCCGCCAGTGCCGCCCCCTGGGGGGCCGCGCCGCGCGCGGTACGGGGGGACCTCAACTTCCGCCGGCGTAGTTGTTTTGGCGCCAGGCTTCGAAGATCGTGACGGCGACGGCGTTGGACAGGTTGAGGCTCCGTTGCCCCTCCACCATCGGCAGGCGCAAACGTTGGGAAGGCCCGAACAGGCGCAGGTCTTCTTCCGACAAACCCGCCGTCTCGCGGCCGAAGACGAACACATCCCCCGGCTGGAAAGCCATTTCCACAATGGGACGCGCACCCCGCGTGGTCAGGGCGTAGATGCGCTCCGACGCGGCGCCGGTAGCGGCCAGGGCGTCTTCCAGGGTCTTGTGTACCTTCATCGGCTGCCACTCGTGATAATCCAGCCCCGCGCGACGCAGGCGCGCATCGTCCAGCTCGAAGCCCAAAGGCTCCACCAGATGCAGCTGTGAGCCCGTATTGGCGCACAGCCGTATCGCATTGCCCGTATTGGGCGGAATTTCAGGGTGGACGAGGATGACGTGGAACATTGGGATGGAAGGCGTTAAGGCAGGCGATATTGTGCCAGCATGCCGCCATCCTCGGCCGGCGCACGCATGGCCACCAGGCCGATGACGGCGCTTGCCCCGGCCCCGCGCAGGGCGCGCGCGGCGGCATCGAGCGTGGCGCCGGTGGTCATCACGTCGTCCACCAGCAGCACCGTGCAGGGCGGTACAGGCGCCGGACACGCATAGGCCTGGCTCACCCCCGCCAGCCGCGCGGCACTGTCCAGGGAAGCCTGGCGCGGCCCCTCCGCCACGCGCCGCAACCAGGCAGGACGCAGCGGCACACCCGTGGCCTGGGCCAAGGCGCGCGCGATTTCCCCAGCGGGATTGAAACCGCGCAGGCGCAGCGAGGCACGCGCGGCCGGCACCGGCACCAGCACGGCAGACGGTGGCCGCTCCGGCGCGTCCGGCTGGGCCAGGGAGTCCAGGATCAAGCCCGCCAGCGGGCCGGCCAGCGCGAAGCGGCGCTCTCCCTTGAAGCGGCGGATCAGCAGATCCGCCGGCGCCTCGTAGTCGCAGCCCGCCACGATCCGGTCATAGGCCGGCGGCCGCCGCGCGCAATCCGGGCAGTCCGGCATGGCCCATCCCAGACGCAGGGCGCAACGCGCGCAGCGGCGCTGCGACGGGTGCATGGTCGCCCGGACATCGGCGTGGCAGCCTTCGCAGAGACCGCCCCACGGGCCACCCCATCGGCCCTCCGATCGGCCACCCCATCGGCCGCCCCGTCGGTCGCCCCTTGGGCTAGTCCCTTCCACAGGGCCTTCGCACATCGGGCAATCGGACGCGATACCAGCCAGGCAGGCCCGCCACCAGGGCAGTGCCCGCGACCAGGGCAGTGGCCGCAGCCGACCATCCGCCGGCAAGGCGCGGCGCGTGCGAAACAGGTCTTTCAACCTCAAGGACTTATCCACAGCGAAAGCGCAACGCCGTCACGGCTGGTGTACATCACACGCCCGTGCCAGCGGACAACCCCGCCCCCGCCACGGGGATAACACGGCCCCAACCCGCCGGTGCGCAATAATGACGGACATTCATCTGAACACGTATCGCGCCGCCCCGCCGGCCGCTGCGACGGTTATGTCACCAGCCCCGATTTCCGCCCTTCCCCTGAACAGCGCCGACGTGGCGCGCCAATTCGCCCGGCGCGGCGATCTGCAAGGCGCGCAATTCCTGTACGGGGAAATCGCCACCCGCATGCTCGACCGCCTGCGCTATATCCGCATCCAGCCGCAGCAGCTGCTCGACGCGGGCTGCGGCGCGGGCGCCGCCTATCCCGGCCTGCGCGAACGCTATCCCGACGCCGCCTATGTCGGCCTGGACGCCTGTGCCCCGCTGCTGGAGATCGCGCGCGAACGGCACACGCCCACGGGCCTGTCCGGCATGCTCGGCCGCCTGACCGGCAAGGCCGCCGCGCGGCCCCGCTTCGTCCTGGCCGATCTGGCCGCGACCGGCCTGCAGCCCGAATCGCTGGACCTGGTCTGGTCCAATATGGCGCTGCACTGGCACCCGGAACCGCACGCCGCGTTGGCCGAATGGCGCCGCGTGCTCAAGGTGCAAGGGCTCGCGATGTTCTCCTGCCTGGGGCCCAATACCGTGCGTGAACTGCGCGCGGCCCTGGACGACGCGGGCCTGCGCACCGCCACGCCGGCCTTCGTCGACATGCACGATTTCGGCGATCTGCTGGTGGAAAACGGCTTTGCCGATCCGGTGATGGACCAGGAAACCCTGACGCTCACGTACCGCACGCCGCAGCGCCTGCTTGAAGACGTGCGCGCCCTGGGCGGCAATCCCGCCAGCCAACGCCGGCGCGGCCTGGCCACGCCCGCCTGGCG is a window of Bordetella sp. N DNA encoding:
- a CDS encoding rhodanese-like domain-containing protein — protein: MDFVHFLLSQNNIFILAVAVVSGVMLLMATRKGSSGGVSTAEAIQMINQRQAVWVDIRTIEQFQAGHIAQARSVPAGDIEKKAASLPKNKPLVVVSQLGRDAGKSVAALRAAGFADVVALAGGMKAWSDAGLPVTQRA
- the grxC gene encoding glutaredoxin 3; this translates as MKKVVMYATGYCPYCTRAESLLKQRGVEQIEKILIDQDPAQREIMMQRTGRRTVPQIYIGEDHVGGCDDLQALDRAGKLVPMLAA
- the secB gene encoding protein-export chaperone SecB, with protein sequence MADQDQTNQPSFNLQRVYLKDLSLEMPNAPHVFLEQETPQVEVSINVGGQRLAETIFESTVTSTVTTRINDKVLYLVEATQAGIFELSNIPEDQMDPLLGIVCPTMLYPYLRANLADAITRTSLPPVHLAEVNFQALYEQRLAEFAQQQQGGEANGNDSGIILPPNATRQ
- a CDS encoding NAD(P)H-dependent glycerol-3-phosphate dehydrogenase codes for the protein MPPGNKPDVAAATPRVAVLGAGSWGTALAAVAARRHPTMLWARQPDQAAAIAAARENARYLPGVSLPAGLAVTADLAQALQFLDTPAGQTGGAEPLIILGVPVAGLADICQALLTLLPTLTGPLPHIVWTCKGFEKHDGRLPHEIVRDTLAGLPGLRVGVLSGPSFAREVAQGLPVGLTIASDDPDVCRRTTTALHGGAVRVYAGDDVVGVEVGGALKNIIAIACGVSDGLRLGTNARAALITRGLAEMSRFGVALGARADTFAGLTGLGDLVLTATGDLSRNRRVGLEIGGGRKLEEVLAGGMTAEGAHAARAALARAAALNVDLPITAAVCAVLFEGVAPMTAVSTLLARDARHEGGELRAPD
- a CDS encoding tripartite tricarboxylate transporter substrate binding protein, with product MTSPERLKLGKRLRGLCLGLASFLVLAAGGPAKAEWPSRPIALIVPFPAGSSPDLLARMVSEPLSQALGQPIIVENKPGAGGNIGTRMAAQAKPDGYTVLFTINGPLTTAPTLYKKTLGYDPFVDLAPVTLVATSPNVLAVPGDLNVKDLAQFVSTTRERPGALNYGSVGPGSASQLAMEMFKSQAGLDLIHIPYAGFPQVIGAIIGGDIQAGFMVPAIAMPQTRDGRVKILGVTSLQRSPVLPDVPTLAEQGYPGFEAISWDAVLVPAGTPSLVIERLNSELARIIDSDKIRKLMAVQYFTPAPSSPAELTTRMRDEKARWDKVIEKLNLSLD
- a CDS encoding tRNA (cytidine(34)-2'-O)-methyltransferase → MFHVILVHPEIPPNTGNAIRLCANTGSQLHLVEPLGFELDDARLRRAGLDYHEWQPMKVHKTLEDALAATGAASERIYALTTRGARPIVEMAFQPGDVFVFGRETAGLSEEDLRLFGPSQRLRLPMVEGQRSLNLSNAVAVTIFEAWRQNNYAGGS
- a CDS encoding ComF family protein — encoded protein: MHPSQRRCARCALRLGWAMPDCPDCARRPPAYDRIVAGCDYEAPADLLIRRFKGERRFALAGPLAGLILDSLAQPDAPERPPSAVLVPVPAARASLRLRGFNPAGEIARALAQATGVPLRPAWLRRVAEGPRQASLDSAARLAGVSQAYACPAPVPPCTVLLVDDVMTTGATLDAAARALRGAGASAVIGLVAMRAPAEDGGMLAQYRLP
- a CDS encoding methyltransferase domain-containing protein, with amino-acid sequence MSPAPISALPLNSADVARQFARRGDLQGAQFLYGEIATRMLDRLRYIRIQPQQLLDAGCGAGAAYPGLRERYPDAAYVGLDACAPLLEIARERHTPTGLSGMLGRLTGKAAARPRFVLADLAATGLQPESLDLVWSNMALHWHPEPHAALAEWRRVLKVQGLAMFSCLGPNTVRELRAALDDAGLRTATPAFVDMHDFGDLLVENGFADPVMDQETLTLTYRTPQRLLEDVRALGGNPASQRRRGLATPAWRERLYAALERQRGDDGLIKLSIEVAYGHAWRAASRQAAPGETRLSVSAIGGRRG